Within Nitrospirota bacterium, the genomic segment GCCTGGCTTTCGGACTCCTACCCCGAGAGCACGGTGGCCGGCACGGTCTTCCTCAGCGCCTACACCAGCAAGACCGCCGTCTACGTGCTGGCCCGGGCCTTCCCCGGGGCGGAGGTCCTGCTCTGGGCCGGCACCATCATGACCGTCTACGGCATCGTCTACGCCATCCTGGAGAACGACATGCGCCGCATCCTGGCCTACAGCATCATCAACCAGGTGGGCTTCATGGTGGCCGGCATCGGCATCGGCACCGAGCTTTCCCTGAACGGGACCGTCTCCCACGCCTTCGCCCATATCCTGTACAAGGCCCTGCTCATGATGTCCGGCGGGGCGGTGCTCTACATGACGGGGAAGAGCAAGTGCACGGAGCTGGGGGGGCTGTACCGCACCATGCCCCTCACCCTCACGTTCTGTCTCGTGGGGGCGGCCAGCATCTCCGCCTTTCCGCTGACCAGCGGCTTCGTGAGCAAGTCCATGGTCATCGCCGCGGCGGGCGAGGGCCACATGACGGTCATCTGGCTTCTCCTGACGCTCGCCTCGGCGGGGGTCTTCCTCCATGCGGGAATCAAGTTTCCCTGGTTCGTCTTCTTCGCCCGGGACTCCGGGCTCCGGCCGAAGGAGCCTCCGGTGAACATGCTTCTGGCCATGGGTTTTCTGTCCTTTCTCTGCATCTTTCTGGGCGTCTACCCGGAGGCGCTCTACAGGATTCTGCCTTACGGGGTGCATTTCGAGCCCTATACGGGCTCCCATGTGGTGGGCCAGCTCCAGATACTCATGTTCTCGGCCCTGGCCTTCTTCGTGATGCTCCGGTATCTGGAGCGGACAAACACCATCAGCCTGGATACCGACTGGTTCTACCGCAGGGGGACCGACGCCCTGGCCTGGGTCGTCAGGCAGCCCATGGGCGAGGTGGAGGCGGTCCTGAGGAGAGCGGCTTTCGAGAGAGTGCCCGGTTTCCTCACCTGGTTCAGCAGAAACCCCACGGCCGCGCTCAAGATAGGGCTCGATTCCTTCCTCCTCCGTTTCGCCGGACCGGGGAGACGGCGGGAGATCCGCGACCGCATCCAGAGGGAGAGGCAGGTCTACCCCGGCGACATAATCAGGCACTGGCCCGTGGGGATGACCGTTCTTTGGATTGCTCTGTTTCTGCTTGGCTATCTCATCATCTACTATGCCTGACGCCGGGTTGGGGTCTTTCACGGCGGAGAGTTTTCGGCTAACATTAACAAGGAGGTAAGGGATGCTCCGGGCGGCAGCCAAACTTTTGAGGGCAATGAACTCCGAGACGGAGCCGGGCCAGATAAGCCTGGCCCTGTGTTTTGCCATGGTGGCCGGCCTGACGCCGCTTCTGAGCCTGCACAATCTGTTCGTCCTGCTCCTGGTCCTCGTCCTCCGGGTCAATGTGTCGGCATTCCTGGTGGGCTTGGGGGTCTTCTCCGCCCTGGCCTATCCCCTGGACCCGCTGTTTCACCGGGTGGGCCTCTCGGTGCTCCGGGCCGGGCCGCTCCAGGGACTCTGGACCTCTCTTTACAACTCCGCTCCCTGGCGACTGGAGAGGTTCTATAACACGGTCACGATGGGGAGCCTCCTTGTGTCCCTTGCTCTTTTTATTCCCCTGTTTCTTGCCACCAACCTGGCCATCCGCCGCTACCGGGAGCACGTGATGCGGTGGGTGGAAAGGTCCCGCGCCATGACCTTTTTCAAGGGCACCCGGTTTTACAGGCTCTACAAGTCCGTCTCCGGGGCCGGGGAGTATTTGCGATGAAATGGATACGCTGGAAGGGCCTCTTGGCCTTCGCCGCCCTGGTGGGCGTCATCGTGGTTTTCTGGTTTCTCCTGGTGGACTCCTACGTGAAGGCGCTCATAGAAAGCGCGGGCACCCGGGCGGTGGGGGCCAAGGTGCAACTGGACGGGGCGGACCTCACGTTGTTTCCCGTGGGCCTGACCCTCAAGAGGCTTCAGGTCACCAACCCCGAGGAGCCCATGCAAAACGCCGTCGAGGTCTCGCGCATCGCCTTCACCATGGACGGCATGCGGCTCCTGGAGCGGAAGGTCATCATCGAGGAGATGGCCCTGCAGGGCGTGCGCTTCGGAACGCCCCGGAAGACATCGGGCGCCGTACGAAAGGTCAGGAAGGAAAAGCCCGAAGAAAAGAAGCGGAGACTCGCCCTTCCCACCCTCACACTTCCCAGCATCAAGGAGGTCATGGACAAGGCCGACCTCCGCACCCTCAAGGCCGCCCAGAGCCTCCGGGAGGATGTCGGGCAGACGAAGACCCGCTGGGAGGAGCGCCTCCGGGACCTTCCGGACAAGGAGACATTCGAGGACTACAGGAAGCGTGTCCAAGAGGCGAAGAAGACCGCCCGCACCGACCCCCTCGGGACGGCCGTGAGGGTGAAGGAGCTGAGGGACGACCTCAGGGCGGACATGGCCAAACTGAAGGAGGCCAAAGAGGACTTCACCAAGACCCGGCTCGACCTCAACCGGCGCATTCGGGAGGTCGCCCGGATGCCTGCCGAGGACGTCCGGAGGCTCCGGGAGACATACGGCGTCACCCCGGAGGGGCTGGGAAACGTCACACGCCTCGTGGCCGGGCAGAAGGCCGCCCTCTGGGTGCAGAGGAGCCTCTTCTGGTACGGGAAAATCCAGAAGGTTTTCGAGCCCGCAAGGCAGGAGAAGGCCGGCGAGCCCAAGGCCGTCAAGCCGCCCCGGGCCCCGGGGCTCGACGTCCATTTCCCCGAGCGCACCCCGGCGCCGGAGTTTCTCATTCGCCGGGCCCGGGCGGACCTCGGCTTAAAGGCCGGGGACCTCTCGGGCAGGCTCACGGATATCACCAGCGAGCAGGGCGTGACCGGGCAGCCTACGGTTTTCAGCTTCTCTGGGGAGAAGCTCGCTCTCGCCCGGGCCATGCGCATCGAGGGCAGCCTCGACCATGTCAAGCCCGGCCGCGCCGAGGACACGCTGAAGGTCCTCGTGGACGGCTACCGCCTGAGCGATGTCGCCCTGGGCGGCGGGCAGATTCCCCTGGTCGTCAAGAAAGGGCTCATGGCCCTCGACCTCACGGTCTCGGTCAGGGAAGGGCGCCTCACCGGCTCCCTTGCCGGGAAGCTTTCTTCGGCCAATCTGGATGTAGGCGGGACGAAGGAAGGCGGGGCTGTCCTTCAGGCCGTGAGGGAGACGGTGCGGGATATCCGGGGCCTCGCCTTCCGGGCCTCCCTCGGGGGGACGCCCGAGGACTACACCCTTGCGCTCAGCTCCGACCTGGACGAGGTCCTCAAGAGCGCCGTCCTCAAGCAGGCGAACAAGCAGCTTGGGGCCTGGGAGGAGAAGCTCCGGAGCGCCGTGAACGAGAAGACCACAGGGGAGCTTCAAAAGCTCAAGGACTCCATGGGCGGCCTCTCCGGGCTTGAGCAGGCGCTTTCGGACAGGCTCGCCCTGGGCGGGCACCTCATGGACGAGCTCCCCGTACCGGGCGGAAAGCTCAAGCTTCCTTTTTAAGGACCTGGGGAGGCCGTCTCCCCGGGCGCGGGGGTTTTTCTCAGCAGAAGGGCGTGAACCGAAAGCCCCGCTCCGAAGGCCCCCAGGGCGCACCACTGGCCGGGCTCTATCCGCTCCATCAGGTCCTTGAGGACGAAAAGCGCCGTGGGGGAGGACATGTTGCCGTAGCGGCGCATCACCTGGCGGGTGGGGGCCGCCTGGGCTTCGCTCAATCCGAGCGCGTCCCTCAGCGTGCTGATGACCTTTTCCCCTCCGGTGTGCAGGGCCCAGTGGGCAACGTCCTTTGTGCAAAGGGCGTGGGGGGCCAGGAGCTCCCCGACCACGTGGCGCATCTCGCCAGCCACGAGGCGCGGGATGGCCGTGGAGAGCTGGTTATGCAGGTTGCCGTTTCTGTGGACATAGCGGATGGCCTCCCGGTGGGAGGGGGCGAAGCGCCGCCCCGCCCCCATGAGGGTCCGTCGCCGAACAGGGCGTTGGAGACGATGAGGCTCAGGTCGTCGGCCATCTGGAAGGTGGCGCTGCATATCTCCACGGCCACGCTCAAGACGGCGTCTCCGCCCGCCAGGAGGGAGGCCGCCACGTCCAGGTTCGGGACGGCCCCGCCGCAGCCGCTTCCCACAAGGTCCAAGGCCCGGATGCCCGGCGAAAGCCCCAGGCGCTCCATCACGTAGGTGGAGACGCCGGGGCAGAGATACCCCGTGCACGTGTTTACAACCAGGGCGGAGATGTCCGCCGCCTTGAGGCCCGCCCCCTCCATGGCCTCAAGCGCGGCTTCCGC encodes:
- a CDS encoding Na(+)/H(+) antiporter subunit D; the encoded protein is MTGSWVPPAIIFLAAALVTPFLRGGVKKFFLLAVPVVAFLNVMNMTEGTAFTAPFLGHELVLGSVDRLSLVFGYVFVIMAFAGMLFALHVKGRGEHTAAFFYVGSSLGVVFAGDMLSLFIFWEAMALASAYLIWGRGTRASQFAGLRYLVVHFSGGLLLLFGIVMRYYETGSLAFGYIGLTGLASWLILLGFAVNAAIPPLSAWLSDSYPESTVAGTVFLSAYTSKTAVYVLARAFPGAEVLLWAGTIMTVYGIVYAILENDMRRILAYSIINQVGFMVAGIGIGTELSLNGTVSHAFAHILYKALLMMSGGAVLYMTGKSKCTELGGLYRTMPLTLTFCLVGAASISAFPLTSGFVSKSMVIAAAGEGHMTVIWLLLTLASAGVFLHAGIKFPWFVFFARDSGLRPKEPPVNMLLAMGFLSFLCIFLGVYPEALYRILPYGVHFEPYTGSHVVGQLQILMFSALAFFVMLRYLERTNTISLDTDWFYRRGTDALAWVVRQPMGEVEAVLRRAAFERVPGFLTWFSRNPTAALKIGLDSFLLRFAGPGRRREIRDRIQRERQVYPGDIIRHWPVGMTVLWIALFLLGYLIIYYA
- a CDS encoding TIGR03546 family protein, which produces MLRAAAKLLRAMNSETEPGQISLALCFAMVAGLTPLLSLHNLFVLLLVLVLRVNVSAFLVGLGVFSALAYPLDPLFHRVGLSVLRAGPLQGLWTSLYNSAPWRLERFYNTVTMGSLLVSLALFIPLFLATNLAIRRYREHVMRWVERSRAMTFFKGTRFYRLYKSVSGAGEYLR
- a CDS encoding TIGR03545 family protein, which encodes MKWIRWKGLLAFAALVGVIVVFWFLLVDSYVKALIESAGTRAVGAKVQLDGADLTLFPVGLTLKRLQVTNPEEPMQNAVEVSRIAFTMDGMRLLERKVIIEEMALQGVRFGTPRKTSGAVRKVRKEKPEEKKRRLALPTLTLPSIKEVMDKADLRTLKAAQSLREDVGQTKTRWEERLRDLPDKETFEDYRKRVQEAKKTARTDPLGTAVRVKELRDDLRADMAKLKEAKEDFTKTRLDLNRRIREVARMPAEDVRRLRETYGVTPEGLGNVTRLVAGQKAALWVQRSLFWYGKIQKVFEPARQEKAGEPKAVKPPRAPGLDVHFPERTPAPEFLIRRARADLGLKAGDLSGRLTDITSEQGVTGQPTVFSFSGEKLALARAMRIEGSLDHVKPGRAEDTLKVLVDGYRLSDVALGGGQIPLVVKKGLMALDLTVSVREGRLTGSLAGKLSSANLDVGGTKEGGAVLQAVRETVRDIRGLAFRASLGGTPEDYTLALSSDLDEVLKSAVLKQANKQLGAWEEKLRSAVNEKTTGELQKLKDSMGGLSGLEQALSDRLALGGHLMDELPVPGGKLKLPF
- a CDS encoding 3-oxoacyl-[acyl-carrier-protein] synthase III C-terminal domain-containing protein, with protein sequence MGAGRRFAPSHREAIRYVHRNGNLHNQLSTAIPRLVAGEMRHVVGELLAPHALCTKDVAHWALHTGGEKVISTLRDALGLSEAQAAPTRQVMRRYGNMSSPTALFVLKDLMERIEPGQWCALGAFGAGLSVHALLLRKTPAPGETASPGP